One Candidatus Eisenbacteria bacterium genomic window, CTCTGCCAGCCGATCCCGAGTAAACGACCGGCTCGGCGTCGCGACCTCGCAGCGCGCCCGGCCTCGACTCCCCGCGAGGCAATCGATCGTTCACTTCGCGGAGGCACCATGATCGTCGCTACTCGCCTGAGCCCGTCACCACGCCGCGGTGTCGCGCCGATTCGCAGGTTATCGCTGCTGTGGCTCGCGATCACCGGGCTTGCGCTCAGCGGGCTCGCGGCGGGCCCCGGTCGCGGCTTCGCTCAGGGCCACACCGATACTCGGCGGGTCGTTTCCTCGACTCCCGCCACGGCTGCAGCACTCGCGGACACCGCACGGGTCCGCCGCTGGCGCGAGGAAGTGCGTGCGATCACTCAGCGGGTGAGGCACCAGCACCCGCGACCGTTCGCATTCAGCTCCGAAGCGGCATTCGACTCCTCGGCACGGGCGATCGAGGCGCGCATCGCCACCAGCGACGACGCACGGCTCGCGGTCGAGTGCATGCGCATGGTCGCGGCACTCGGAGACGCTCACACTCAGGTGATCGGCACCCTGCCGCCGCTCGGCTTCACGACCGTGCTGCCGATCGTGATGCGACCGTTCGAGGACGGGCTCTATGTGACTGCCGCCGGTCCCGAATATGCCGCGTGGGTCGGGAGCAAGGTGACCCGCATCGGAGAGCTCGCAACCGACGACGCGCTCGCCCGAGTCGCCTCGGCGACCAGCGCCGACAATCGCTACACGCAACTCGATCGAGCTCCGCTGTTCCTGATGATGCCGGCGCTGCTTCAAGCACTCGGAGTCGTCCCCGACCGCGATCGGGTGTCCCTCGAGATCGAGCGCGCGCCGGGAAAGCGCGAGCGCATCGTTGTCATCGGCGGGCCGCCGCCCGAGGGCTTTCCGTTCGCGTTTCTCGAGACCGAGCCGCCGATTCCGGCCGCCTGGACGAGTGCGCGCCGGGTGACGGCGAACGCACTGCCGCGCTGCGACCAGCGGCCCGAGTCGGCGTGGTGGTTCGAGGTGTTACCGGATTCGCGCGCCGTGTATCTGCGACTGCGTCGTATCGAGCCCATTTCGGGTGATCTCGCCTACTTCGAACTCTATCGACGCCTGTTCGCCGTGCTCGACAGCCTCAAGCCGTCCGCGCTGATCGTGGATCTGCGGCACGATCACGGCGGCAACAACACGATCCTCGATCCGCTGATCCGCGGCATCATCGCGCGGCCGTGGCTCGACCGGCAGGGTGCCCTGTTCGCGCTCATCGATCGCGGCACATTCTCGGCGGCGATGAACGCCGCGGTGTTCCTCGACGAGCGTACGCGTGCGCTCTTCATCGGGGAGCCGACCGGCGGCCGCGTCAATCACTACGGCGATGCGCCGGAACGGGACACACCGAACTTTGGAATGATGCTGCAGGTCTCGACCGTGCCCTGGACGTCGCGGTTCCCGAACGATGATCGCGCGTGGATCGCACCCGAGCACGCGGTGCCGTCCACGTTCGCCGACTGGCGCGAAGCCAAGGATCGCGCACTCGATTCGGCGCTCGAGGCGCTGCGGGAGGGTGCGCTTTCGCCGCGGGTGCTGGCCTCGGCGAAGCGCTCTGGAACCGAGGCGGCTCAGGCGACTTTCGAAGCCTGGAGAGCCGCTCATCCGAGCCCGTGGGAGACCGATCCACACGGCGATCTCGCCGGTTACTGCGCGGACCTCATCGAGGCCGGAGAGTGGCGCGATGCCGCGGTGCTGGGTGAGGTCATGGTGGCGCTCGACCCGCGCTCTTCGATCTCGTGGCGGCTGCTTGGCGAGGCTGCGGCGGCGAATGGAAATCGCGCTCGCGCGGTCGAGTGCCTCAAAAAGACGCTCGAGATCAACCCCCGTGCCCAGGTCGCAGCGATGATGCTGCGCCGACTGGGCGAGAAGCCCTAGCCCGGATCATTCACGAACGTAACGGAGGTCTTCGCGAGGAGCGACGCGAACCTCGCGTGGACGTCTCCGCCGTCGTCCGAGCCAGGGAAGCAGGCTGCGTCGACAGGGGCAGGCTCGACAGGTACGCTGCGGAGCATGTTCGGCGAAGAAGAGTTCTGCGCGTGACGAACGCCGAAACTCAGCTTGCAAGCTACTTCGCGAAGTACGAGCCGGCGATGGCCAAGCTCGGAAAAGCATTGCGCGCGAAGCTGCGTGCTCGACTGCCCGGTCTGTTCGAGATCGTGTACGTGTACGAAAGCCAGAACGCGCTCGTGATCTCGTATTCACCGACTGAGAACGGCTACGAGGGGCTGTGCGCGATCGCGCTATACCCGCGCGAGGTGAAGCTGTCCTTCGGGCAGGGCGCTCGATTGTCGAAGTCGGATCCGAACAAGCTGCTGCAAGGCCGCGGCACGACGGTGCGTCATGTCGTGCTGAACACGGTCGCGGACTTCGACCGCGCGGAGATCGAAGTGTTGATGGCGGCCGCATTGAAGCTCGCGCAGCTGCGTCTCGATGCGAGCGCGAAGGGCTCGGTGATCATCCGAGCCGAGGCACAGAAGCAGCGTGCGCTCCGCGCGAGTAAAGCAGCGCGACCGGCCTCTGCACGTCGGACGGCGAAAGCCCGGCGCTGACTCGCCAGCACGGATGCCGGCGCGGTCCTTCCGAAGGCGGCGGATCGGCGGCTCGGTTCCGCATCGACTACGCCGCTGCGAGGCCATCGCGGCCGACTTGACGAATGAGCCGGGCCAGGGGGCTCGAACACCGGGCGCGACCGCCTTCAGCGTTCCGGCTTCCACGCCGCGCGCAGCTGGATCAGCACGCAGTAGAGCAGCGCCAGCGCTCCGATCGGGGCGAGGAAGATTCCGAGTCCGGGATCGCCCTCGTAGTGCTGGATTCCGCCGAGCAGAAAGCCGAGCGGCATCAGCACCGTGCCGGCGACCAACGCGCGCGAGGCGTGAAGCCGCTGCGTTGCGCCGAGGCTCGGAGCCTCGGCCCAGCGCACGTAGACGAGATTCAGCACCGAGAGCAGCGCGCCGTGAAAGTGTGCGAGCGTCAGGAACTCGCGACGCAGCGGGTCGAGCAGATAGCCGCCGAGCTTGAAGCCATGCGCGAGCTCGAGCACCAGGCCCAGGCACATCCACGCGAACAGCGAGGTCCAGCCGAAGCGACGATGAAGCAGGGCGAGCCGCTCCGCGGCCGCACCTTCGGGCCGTTGCTCCTTCGTCGAGGACTCGCCGCGTGGTTCCTTCCTGGCGCTCATGGGATTCACTCTCCGATCGAAACCAGATGGTTGCTCTGCCGCGCGATCAGGCTCGTGATGACGTCACGCCTGGGCATGAACTCGGCATCGAGCGGGACCGCCGCACCCGGGTGCGAGAGCCGTCGTTTGTCGAGCCCCTGCCACCACGACCACCACGATTGAAGCGCCGCGGTGCGAGCCGCCGGCTCGGCAAGATAGTCGAACGGCGGCGACTTCGGAGCCGCCCCGATTGCCGACTCGCCGACCTCCGCACGTGCGCACAACTCGAGCAGCCCCCGATGGGCGAAGTGCCGCACCGCGGGGTAGGGGTCCTCCATGGTCAGCAGCAGGAAGGGCACAGCCCACAGCCGCTGCGTGGGGTCCGAGGTGTACGAGCGGGCCTGCGCGAGTGCGTTCGCCGCCACCGCGCGCTGCACCACGTCGCCGCCGAACAACGAGCGGATGCTCTCTGCAGTCTCGAATGCGCGATCGCTCGGCTCGTCGTCGGGAGGCGGTGTACCGAACTGTCGCGCGGTCTCTCTCGCGGCCCAGATCGCGGTCCGATCGGTGTGGCACAACGTGCAGGCCTCCGGCATTTCGTTTCTCCACGCCCGCGCGGGTGCCGGGCTGGTGATGCGGTGGCTCGGGTGCACGGTCAGCAATCCGTAAGTGGTGGGCGGCATGTGGCAGGCGTAGCACTCGCTGCCCGAGCCCGCGGCCTCGTGCCCGGTGTGCTTCGACACGTTGCGACCGATCTCGGCGTGGCACTGCACGCAGCCGGCATTGCCGCGCATCGCCGGCTGGATCATGCCGCGCGGATCGCCGCCATGCATGTCGTGGCATGACATGCAGGTCAGGTCGCTCGAGCCGTGGCCCTCGGACGTCAGCAGTCCCTGGTACTCGTAGGCGGTGAGTCGCGGCGTCCCGTCGCTCCAGAATCGCTGGCTCAGATCGGTGCCGGCGAGTTCGGTGTGCGCGTCGATCGGCGTGGTGAAACGACTCAGGTCGTCGCCGGCCGTGTAGGGATCGCCGACCGTCATGAACTCGGCGATGCGCTCGCGCGGGTTCGGCAACCGCTGACCGTGGCAGTGGCCGCAGATCTGGATCTGCTGCATGCGCGGCAGCTCGCGCGGCGATCGGATCGTGGGGTCGCGGTCGCCGAGGTACAACAGGTAGCGCCGGAGCGGATCCCGGTTGCGACGAATGTGCAGATCCGCTGGACCGTGGCAGGCCTCGCACGCGATGCCCAGTTCGGCGACGCGAGCGTCGAAGGTATCGGTCTCGCGGTTCAGTCTCGGCTGAGCCTTCACGTTGTGGCAGAAGATGCAGTTGCTGTCCCAGTCGGTTCGATGGGCATTGAACGCGGTGGCGTCGGGATCGAGGAAGCCGCCGTTCAGATGGATCCACCGGCGTTCCTCGATGTTCCACGCGACCGGCAGGCGGACGTGCCGGTCGCCGACTCGCGTCACGTATTGCTGAATTCGACGCGAGCCGACCGTCATGGCGATCTCGTAGCGTTCCATGGTGTTCGCGGGAGACAACGTCTCGACGAAGAACCGCTCGCCGTCGCGCGTGAATCGCGACGTGACGCCCTGATAGGTGAGGCTCGCGTTCTCGAAATCGCCGACCACCGCAGTGGCGCGTGCAGGCTGAGTCATGGTGCGGTGGAAGGTGCGATGCCAGGTCTCGTAGCGCCCCGGGTGGCACATCACGCACTGCTCCGAGGTCGCATAGGCGACCTGCGGCAGTTCGACCGGCGTGCGCAGCTCGCCGGTGATTCGCGCGCCGATGGCGACCGTCGCTGCGAGGGCCGCGAGTGCGGCGATCACGAATCCTGTGGCGCGGCGAATGCGTGGAGAGGCCAGGGGGAGCTCCGGGTTGAGTGGGAGCGGCGACGGGTCGTCGAGCGTGCGACGACGATATCAGTCCCGCGTCGCGGCGCCGATCGACTCGAGTAATTCGCGGCCGGCCTGGATGACCTCGCTCGACCACTCGTGACCACCCACGAATGGGAGGCTTCGAACCTCGCAACCGCCCGTGCGCAGGAACTCGACGTCGGCCGCGAGCGCCGCGGGCGGATAGTAAGTGTCCAGCGTGCCGGTCGCTGCCACGATACGCGGATGTCGTGCGAGCGGAGCGTCCTTCAGTTCAGGCGGCAGGTCGCCGCCTGCCACCAGCAGGCCATCGCATGCGTGGCGCCCTCGGAACGCGGCCCGGTAGGCCATCGCGACGCCCTGCGAGAAGCCGGCGAACACACATGCGGTGAAGGGGCCGAACTCGCGCTGTAACTCGGCTCCCGCGGCGTCGACGTACGTGAGGTTGTCGGCGATTGCATGCTCGCGATCCTCGCGCGTCATCCAGTTCGCGACCACTTCGTCGGTGCGCAGTGCATAGAACGGATGGAGTGCCTGGACCGCGGCCACCAGCCAGGTGCCGGTGGGGTCGAGTGCCGCCAGCGAATCGAAGAACGAAGTCGCGCTCTGTCCGTAGCCGTGGAATCCGATCAGCGCCGGGCGCGGGCGCCCGCCACGTGCCGCGCGGACCAGCATCCGGCCGTGGACCGGGGTGCTCACGAGTCGCAATTGGGGAGCGGCGGGTTCAGTCGGCATCGCGCGTCGCCTCGAGGGGTGTCGGGCGAGAATAACGGCGAGTCGGCCTGTTCGCCTCATGGGGCTCGGACGTAGTCGAGAGTGCAGCCGGCAGGTGCCGGCGGACACCCCTCTGGAGGCTATGAATGCATTCGCGATATGACGTTTCCATTCGAAGCGCGCTTCTCACCGTACTGGCGTTCGCGCTCGCCGCCGGCCCCGCACAGGCGGCGTGGCTCCCCGACGCCTACGTGGGCGGCTTTGGGTTGTCCACCACGACGGCGACCCACGCCAATCCGACCGCCATCGCGGACGGCGCCGGCGGCGTCATCGTGGTGTGGCAGGACCAGCGCAATGGCGTCGATTACGACATCTACGCGCAGCGCATCAACGCGCGGGGTGACGCGCTGTGGACGGCGAACGGCGTCGCGGTGTGCAGCGCGACCAATGCCCAGATCCTTCCGGTCGTCACCTCCGACGGTGCCGGTGGCGCCATCATCGCGTGGCAGGACTTTCGCAATGGCAGCCACTACGACGTGTTCGCTCAGCGCGTGAACGCGAACGGCACGACCGCGTGGACCGCCAGCGGCATCAACGTGTGCAACGCCGCCGGGATTCAGGAAGCGCTCGCCATCATCAGCGACGACGCGGGTGGCGCGATTCTGACCTGGCAGGACCTTCGATCGGGCGGGACCAACGACATCTACGCGCTTCGCGTGGGGCCGACCGGCACCTCGCTGTGGACCGCGAATGGACGAGCGGTGAGTGTGGCGGGTGGGTCGCAGCTGGCGCCGAGGCTGGCGTCCGACGGCGCCAATGGCGCGATCATCAGCTGGCACGACCTGCGCGGCGCCAACTACGACATCTACGCGCAGCGCGTTCCCGCCAGCGGCATCCCGCAGTGGACGGCCGATGGCGTGTCGGTGTGCAACGCCGCGGGCAATCAGACGTCTTCGATGATCGTCTCCGACTATGTCGGCGGCGCGGTCATCACCTGGGATGACGCGCGCTCCGGCACCTCGGACATCTATGCGCAGCGCGTGGGTCCGAACGGGACGACGCTGTGGGTCGCCAACGGCTCGGCGGTCTGCACCGCGACCAATGCGCAGGTCACGCCTTCGATCGCCACCGACGGCTCGGGCGGTGCGATCATCGCGTGGACCGACTGGCGCGCGGTGGCCACCAACTCGCAGGACATCTATGCCCAGCGAGTGAACGCGGCAGGATTCACGGCATGGACTTCCAACGGCGTGCCGCTCCACACCACCACGACCGGGGCCCAGATCGCCCCGGTGTGCGTGAGCTCGGACGGCCTCGGCGGTGCGATCATCTCGTGGGCCGACTCCCGCAGCATGCTCAACTACGACGCCTACGCCCAGCGCGTGGGGCCCAACGGCACCCGCTACTGGAATGACGAAGCGCTGGTGACCGGCGCGGTGCTCGATCAGTACGTCATCGCACTCGTGAGCGACGGCGCGCAGGGCGCCTACGCCGTGAGCATCGACAATCGCAATGGCGTGTTCAAGACCTACGCGCAGAAGCTCAATGCCAGCAGTTCGCTGGGTGACTGCACGCCGCGCATCGTGTCGGTGCGCGACGTTCCGAATGATCAGGGCAGCTTCGTCAACCTGCGTTTCGATCGCAGCCGGCTGGACCTCCAGATCGACGATAATTTCCAGGTCGATTACACGATCTGGCGCCAGGTCCCGAACGCCGCGGCACTCGCAGCGCTCAAGGGCGGTGCTCGGCTGCTGGCGGCCGGCGAGCGTGCGGAACGGGGCGGCGCCGATCGCGGGCTGCTGCGAAAGACGGTGGAGATGAACGGCGTCACCTATTACTGGGAGCAGTGGGACTGGGTGGATGGTCGCGGCATTCCGAGCTACGGAGCCGTGCTCGAGACCACTTCGGACTCGCTGCCGAGCTCGAATCCGCGCACGCTGTACATGGTCGAGGCGCAGTCGTACGAGGACGGCGACTACTGGTACTACCAGTCAGCTCCCGACAGCGGCTACTCGGTCGACAATCTGCCGCCGGGTGCTCCGGGCTCGTTCGCGGCTCAGTACGCCGCGGGCACCACGCAGCTGCACTGGGCGCCGGTCGTGGCACCCGACTTCGCGGGCTACCGGCTCTATCGCGGCGGCACGCTGACGTTCACTCCCGGCCCCGGCAATCTGGTCCAGGCGGTGTCGGACACCGGCTACACCGACGCTGCGGGCGGGCCGTACGTCTACAAGCTCACCGCGGTCGATCTGCACGGCAACGAATCGCCGATCGCGACCGTTGCGCCGACCGGCATCGTCGACGCGCCGCCTGCGGGTCCGGCGGTGTTCTTCCTGGGCGCGCCGGTTCCGAATCCAGCGCGCGCGAACCTCGGGGTGACGCTGCGCTTC contains:
- a CDS encoding phospholipase; the protein is MPTEPAAPQLRLVSTPVHGRMLVRAARGGRPRPALIGFHGYGQSATSFFDSLAALDPTGTWLVAAVQALHPFYALRTDEVVANWMTREDREHAIADNLTYVDAAGAELQREFGPFTACVFAGFSQGVAMAYRAAFRGRHACDGLLVAGGDLPPELKDAPLARHPRIVAATGTLDTYYPPAALAADVEFLRTGGCEVRSLPFVGGHEWSSEVIQAGRELLESIGAATRD
- a CDS encoding T9SS type A sorting domain-containing protein, which gives rise to MHSRYDVSIRSALLTVLAFALAAGPAQAAWLPDAYVGGFGLSTTTATHANPTAIADGAGGVIVVWQDQRNGVDYDIYAQRINARGDALWTANGVAVCSATNAQILPVVTSDGAGGAIIAWQDFRNGSHYDVFAQRVNANGTTAWTASGINVCNAAGIQEALAIISDDAGGAILTWQDLRSGGTNDIYALRVGPTGTSLWTANGRAVSVAGGSQLAPRLASDGANGAIISWHDLRGANYDIYAQRVPASGIPQWTADGVSVCNAAGNQTSSMIVSDYVGGAVITWDDARSGTSDIYAQRVGPNGTTLWVANGSAVCTATNAQVTPSIATDGSGGAIIAWTDWRAVATNSQDIYAQRVNAAGFTAWTSNGVPLHTTTTGAQIAPVCVSSDGLGGAIISWADSRSMLNYDAYAQRVGPNGTRYWNDEALVTGAVLDQYVIALVSDGAQGAYAVSIDNRNGVFKTYAQKLNASSSLGDCTPRIVSVRDVPNDQGSFVNLRFDRSRLDLQIDDNFQVDYTIWRQVPNAAALAALKGGARLLAAGERAERGGADRGLLRKTVEMNGVTYYWEQWDWVDGRGIPSYGAVLETTSDSLPSSNPRTLYMVEAQSYEDGDYWYYQSAPDSGYSVDNLPPGAPGSFAAQYAAGTTQLHWAPVVAPDFAGYRLYRGGTLTFTPGPGNLVQAVSDTGYTDAAGGPYVYKLTAVDLHGNESPIATVAPTGIVDAPPAGPAVFFLGAPVPNPARANLGVTLRFGLARPGEARVRVFDAQGRLVRTLESGPHAAGEHVARWDGRNDHHVPLAAGLYFVRLEAESRVATTRVTLLW